CAGGATTCGCAGGTCCTTGGCAACCAGGGTCCCGTCCTTTTTAAATCCCACTTTGGATTGGATCTTCATTGGGTGTCTGCGCCGGCCTGCGAGAAACTCTTCTTCCCTGCTAAGGGTAAACTTCACGGGCCGGCCGGTCTTCTTGGCCATAAACGCGGCGCAGAATTCCCAGGCCCTCAATTCCATTTTCCCGCCGAACCCGCCTCCCACGAAAGGCTTGATTACTCGGATGTCGTTTTCCCGCATGCCGAGCGTCGAGGCCAGGAGGCACTGCACTATGTAAGGCACCTGAGTGGACGTCCAGAGGGTAATCCGTCCGTCCAAATCAACTTGAGCCAAGGCAGAGCAGGGCTCCAGATATGCGTGGACCACCGCGTGAACGTTGAACGTGTCTTCCCGGACATAGTCAGACTCTGCAAAGCCTTTTTCCACATCTCCGTACTCGATCTTTCGATTCACGCTGACATTGCTCGGGCAGTAATCATGGAGGACCGGCGCGCCGGCTTGTATGGCGGAATCAACGTCGAAAATCCCCGGCAATTCCTCGTATTCCACCTTAATCAGTTCCAGAGCTTCTTCTGCGGTTTCTTTGTCTACCGCGGCCACAGCGGCTACTTCGTCGCCTATGAACCGCACCTTGTCAACCGCCAGCGGATACTCGTCCTGAGTTTCTGCAAACAGCCGCCAGTTGCCATATTTTATTTTAGGCGTGTCTTCCCCGGTGATTACGCATTTCACTCCGGGGAGAGCCACTGCCTGGCTAGTGTCAATGTGCTTGATTGCCGCGTGAGGGTACGGGCTCCTCAATATCCGTCCGTGTAGCATCCCCGGGAGCTTCATATCATCCGTGTATATGGCAGATCCCCTGGACTTGGTCTCGGCGTCTGTCCTCGGGACATCTTTTCCGATAATGTTGTACTGTTTCATGGTCATTCCTTTCGCTAGCCTCTCTTTGCCCGTTCATAGGCTTCTTCAAGGGCACGCCGGGTCAGCACGGCCACCATTCTCTTTCGCCATTCCGCGGTTGCTCGCACATCCGTTATGGGCTTAGCTTCTTCGGCAGCCTGATCGCCTCCCTGTTCGATAAGCTCTTTCGTCCATGCTTGGCCCTTCATAAGGCCTTCAGTCTTTGTGGCTCGTAAGGGGACGGGGGCAACCGCGCCAAGGACAATGCCGGCCTCTTTGCAGCCTTTACCATTGAAGACCGCCATGACACCTACTCCAACGGCAGCGATGTCAACTCCGCAGCGGCAGGATATGCGTTTGTAGGACGCCCCTGATTTAGGCGGGGGAGCCGGAACACGTATGGAAGTCATGATCTCCCCGTTCTCCATCACCGTAATTCCCGGTCCCTTGAAAAACTGATTCAAAGGCAGCCGTCGTTCACCTTTGAGGCTTACCAATGTCACTTCCGCTCCCATTGTCATAAGAGGAGGCGCACTGTCGGCAGAAGGCGCTGCATTGCAGAGGTTGCCGGCAACGGTGCCCATATTGCGAACTTCCACGTTCGCCATGGAAAGAATCGCATTGACTAGGGCTGGATAGTAATTGAGGACGTCCGGATGGGACGCGACTTCTGCGAGTCGAGCCGTCGCTCCTATGGTCAGGCCTTCTTTAGCATCAAAACGGACCCCGTTCAGCTCGTCAATTCCCTGAATCCCGATGATCGCCTTGGGCTTAAGACGGCCATGATTCATTTTTACCAGAACATCCGTTCCGCCTGCCAACAGATGAGCGCCCTCTCCCCGGTCCGCGAGCAACTTCAGGGCCGCTTCCAGCGTTGTCGGCGCAAAATATTCGAATTTTGGCATTCTCATCGGTCTACCCCTTCTTCCTCTTCATGCTTTCCGCAGCAACTCCAACGGCTTCCACAATCTGGTTGTATCCTGTGCATCTGCATAGATGCCCGGAAAGGCCGGCCCGAATTTCCTTTTCACTGGGTGAAGGATTGTGGCTCAAAAGATTCAGAGCCGACATCTCCATGCCGGAGGTGCAAAAGCCGCACTGAATAGCCCCGGTTTTGATAAAAGCGTCTTGTATGGGGTGAAGCTCTTCACCCGAGGGGGCTAGCCCTTCGACGGTCCTGACTGCTTTTCCATCCACGGAGACGGCCAAGGTCAAGCATGAGCTGACGGTTCGGCCGTCCACCATGACCGTGCAAGCCCCGCAATCACCGGTGCCGCAGCCGAGTTTGGTCCCGGTCAGGTTAAGGTCTTCGCGAAGCACTTCATTGAGAGTCCGCCAGGGATCGACGGTCAGTGAATATTCGTCTCCATTCACTTTGAATTTGATTTGGTGTTTCATTTCCTTTCACCTCTATCCAAGTACCCTATAGGATGGCTCGATAATTCGTTTCATCGAGCATCATTCAAGGGGTCATTTGTTTGATTCCGAGTCCTGCCGGGCACGGCGTGCCGTGCCCTCTTGAGGTATCCCGCAAAATTCATTGCGCATCACCATATCGGCTCTTGAGAACTCTATGGAGTATTTTTCCGGTTGCGGTTCTTGGCATCTCCTCTTCCACTATGAAGTCAATGCTTTTCGGCCGCTTGTATCCGGCGATTTTGCCTCGCGCAAAGTCGATGATGCTTTGGGCCAAGGCCTCTCCCGCGGCATGTCCCTCATTCAGCACCACAACAGCCTTGATCGCTTCTCCCCATTTGTCGTCCGGTACCCCGATTACTGCGGCGTCCTTTACTGCCTCATGATGCCGGAGCACCCCTTCCACTTCGGAGGGATAAACGTTCTCGCCCCCGGTAATAATCATGTTCGCTTTTCTATCAACCAGCGTGTAATAGCCCTCCTCGTCACGTTTGGCCATGTCGCCCGCGGAAAACCACTCTCCTTCAAAAGCCTCTTTTGTCTTTTCCGGGTCTTTGAAATATTCCTTGAAGACGCAGGGTGCCCGGTAAAACAGTTCCCCGACTTCTCCATCCGGGACCTCATTGCGGTCTTCGTCCAGTAGTCTGATACGATCCGTGCCAAAGATCTCTTTGCCGATCGAGCCTAGCTTGCGCAATTGATCTTCCGGTCTCAGCAGGGTTGCCAATCCTCCTTCGGTGCTGCCGTAAGCCTCCCAAAGCTCCGCATTTTTGAAGTAATCCATAATGGCAAGTTTAAGCTCTTTGCTCGCCGGAGCGGAAGAGATAAGCAGTTGCCGAATGGAAGAAACATCCATCCGTTCCTTAAGATTGCCGGGTAAATCCAGGATCATCCGATAATGGGTAG
This sequence is a window from Desulfomonile tiedjei. Protein-coding genes within it:
- a CDS encoding xanthine dehydrogenase family protein subunit M, giving the protein MRMPKFEYFAPTTLEAALKLLADRGEGAHLLAGGTDVLVKMNHGRLKPKAIIGIQGIDELNGVRFDAKEGLTIGATARLAEVASHPDVLNYYPALVNAILSMANVEVRNMGTVAGNLCNAAPSADSAPPLMTMGAEVTLVSLKGERRLPLNQFFKGPGITVMENGEIMTSIRVPAPPPKSGASYKRISCRCGVDIAAVGVGVMAVFNGKGCKEAGIVLGAVAPVPLRATKTEGLMKGQAWTKELIEQGGDQAAEEAKPITDVRATAEWRKRMVAVLTRRALEEAYERAKRG
- a CDS encoding (2Fe-2S)-binding protein — translated: MKHQIKFKVNGDEYSLTVDPWRTLNEVLREDLNLTGTKLGCGTGDCGACTVMVDGRTVSSCLTLAVSVDGKAVRTVEGLAPSGEELHPIQDAFIKTGAIQCGFCTSGMEMSALNLLSHNPSPSEKEIRAGLSGHLCRCTGYNQIVEAVGVAAESMKRKKG